In the genome of Notamacropus eugenii isolate mMacEug1 chromosome 5, mMacEug1.pri_v2, whole genome shotgun sequence, one region contains:
- the LOC140507664 gene encoding probable E3 ubiquitin-protein ligase TRIML1 has product MLSLTVENLGHRNEQNQNPVEKVKTEIKTISSEFKKAQQFLDEEKNEYLFVQRQGGANLKGLQKRIRTLALQSQELRRISESMEVCRKPDVDLLQSTHLTPSLRKQSKSLPIPFIKPKLLSTVSITLDPDTADPGLIISEDLKGMRYGGAQPEMPLSTRRFTDFAQVLGNQCLISSRYYWAVEVPYNTGWCVGISNGSPGPEVFFVLMAIQSHSGCLFFAIGKHHISSVPHVKYCQHCVSNLMVGIFLDYEHGKVSFYSIKERFLIFSFPISSFSGLFQSFFCLSKEILTNNCTLKICP; this is encoded by the exons ATGCTCTCACTAACTGTGGAGAACCTTGGCCatagaaatgaacaaaatcagAATCCAGTT GAGAAAGTAAAGACTGAAATAAAAACTATTTCTTCTGAATTCAAGAAAGCACAACAGTTCctggatgaggagaaaaatgagtaTCTGTTTGTTCAGAGGCAGGGAGGGGCCAATTTGAAAGGCTTGCAGAAGAGAATAAGGACATTAGCCCTTCAAAGTCAAGAATTAAGGAGGATCAGTGAGTCCATGGAAGTGTGCAGGAAACCAGATGTGGATTTGCTCCAG TCTACACACCTGACCCCATCCCttagaaaacaaagcaaatctCTGCCAATACCATTCATTAAACCTAAACTTCTCTCCACAGTGAGCATCACTCTGGATCCTGACACAGCTGATCCAGGTCTCATCATCTCTGAAGATCTGAAGGGCATGAGATATGGAGGGGCACAGCCAGAAATGCCCCTCAGCACTAGGAGATTCACTGATTTTGCCCAGGTTCTTGGTAATCAGTGTTTAATTTCAAGCAGATATTACTGGGCAGTGGAGGTGCCATACAACACTGGTTGGTGTGTTGGCATCTCTAATGGATCACCTGGGCCTGAAGTCTTCTTTGTGCTTATGGCTATACAGAGTCACAGTGGCTGCCTCTTTTTTGCCATAGGCAAGCACCACATTTCTTCTGTGCCTCATGTGAAATACTGCCAACACTGTGTGTCCAACCTAATGGTGGGCATTTTCCTTGACTATGAACATGGAAAGGTATCATTTTACAGCATTAAGGAaagatttcttattttctctttcccaatctcttctttctcaggactcttccagtctttcttttgtctttctaagGAAATTCTTACAAATAATTGCACTCTTAAGATCTGTCCGTAA
- the LOC140505045 gene encoding probable E3 ubiquitin-protein ligase TRIML1 → MFSSPKLIEDLQEELICSICRKYFTDPISIECGHSFCCCCLLCSWQEASTPLSCPECKSVFQLKDFQTNVHLGELAAIAKEMRPYCLQYPEGHGKCKVHQKEQNLFCEDDQSPICVSCSQSQEHEAHKLYSIEEAAENFRKKFQETMVHLWRKTENVAKQIAMEKIKFAYIQEEIEIQRRAIVSEFQKMQRFLTEEGEKYLSLLEIRGRANLDRLQKRRSELSHQNQEIMKNITELEEERKKPDMDLLQNMKEVLTRSESVLKKEIKVLPLNMMVCSIPGIMERIFCFKVDITLDCHTAEPGLIISEDLKTVRYGGFPAELPNNTGRFVGFAQVLATQSFISTRCYWEVEVPNNTAWCVGICKNSKDSEDYFMLMTVERFRRYFVFAMARHNLYSQVHKKFCLLTVSNLKVGIFLDYERGEISFYHVKNRYLIYTFPTTSFSGLLTPFFCLSKRVLVNDCSLMICVPN, encoded by the exons ATGTTCTCTTCTCCAAAGCTGATTGAAGATCTCCAGGAGGAGCTCATCTGCTCCATCTGCAGGAAGTACTTCACAGACCCAATTTCCATTGAGTGTGGCCACAGTTTTTGCTGTTGCTGCCTCCTTTGTAGCTGGCAGGAAGCTTCAACTCCTCTCTCCTGTCCAGAGTGCAAGAGTGTCTTCCAGCTGAAGGATTTCCAAACCAACGTTCATCTCGGGGAACTGGCAGCCATTGCAAAAGAAATGAGACCCTATTGTTTGCAGTACCCTGAAGGACATGGCAAGTGTAAGGTACATCAGAAAGAGCAGAATCTGTTCTGTGAGGATGACCAGAGTCCAATTTGTGTGTCCTGTTCTCAGTCCCAGGAGCATGAAGCTCACAAGCTCTATTCCATAGAAGAGGCTGCTGAGAACTTCAGG AAGAAGTTCCAAGAAACTATGGTTCATTTGTGGAGGAAAACTGAGAATGTTGCCAAACAGATTGCTATGGAGAAGATAAAATTTGCATATATTCAG gaggaaatagaaattCAAAGGAGAGCTATTGTATCTGAATTCCAGAAAATGCAACGATTCCTAActgaagaaggggaaaagtatCTATCACTTTTGGAAATACGGGGGAGGGCCAATTTAGATCGCCTACAGAAGAGGAGAAGTGAACTTTCCCACCAGaatcaagaaataatgaagaacatCACAGAGTTAGAGGAGGAGCGTAAGAAACCAGATATGGATTTGCTCCAG aATATGAAAGAAGTGTTAACCAG GAGTGAATCTgtgctaaagaaggaaataaaagtctTACCTCTAAACATGATGGTCTGTTCCATCCCTGGAATCATGGAAAGGATTTTCTGTttcaaag TGGACATCACTCTGGATTGCCACACAGCTGAGCCAGGTCTCATCATATCTGAGGATTTGAAGACTGTGAGATATGGAGGCTTCCCAGCAGAACTCCCCAACAACACGGGGAGATTTGTAGGTTTTGCACAAGTTCTTGCCACTCAGTCTTTCATTTCGACAAGATGTTACTGGGAGGTGGAGGTGCCAAATAACACTGCCTGGTGTGTTGGCATCTGTAAAAATTCAAAAGATTCTGAAGACTACTTTATGCTTATGACTGTAGAGAGGTTCCGTCgttattttgtttttgccatGGCGCGGCACAATCTTTATTCCCAAGTCCATAAAAAATTCTGCCTGCTCACTGTGTCCAACTTAAAAGTTGGCATTTTCCTTGATTATGAACGTGGAGAGATATCATTTTATCATGTGAAAAATAGATATCTAATTTATACTTTCCCTACCACTTCCTTCTCAGGACTGCTCACACCCTTCTTCTGTCTTTCCAAGAGAGTCCTGGTAAACGATTGCTCTCTCATGATCTGTGTCCCTAATTGA